DNA from Candidatus Hydrogenedentota bacterium:
ATCATACTTTCCCTGCCGAAAATCGGTTGTGTGAACTGCCATTCCTCGATGCTCCCCCGGCACCGGGGGCCCAATCCGTTCGCGGCGGTGATTCTTCAGGGCGAAACCGAATCGGGCGTCACGTTTCACATCATGGACGAAGGCATTGACACCGGCGACATCATCGCCCAATACGCCTACCCCGTAACGGATCAAGACACGCCCGCCAGCGTCTACAACAACGCCTGCGCGCTGGCCGGAGAGCATGTCGTGGACATCATGGATCGCGTCGAACAGGAAGGCCTGCAAGGGGTTCCGCAGAATCACGCCGCCGCGACCTACGACAAGCCACTCGATCCGGCTTTGTCGAAAATTGATTGGACCCAGCCGGCGGTTCACATCGAACGCATTGTTCGCGTGTTCAAGCAGGGCGCGCTGGCGCGATTTATGTTCCAGGGCCGTGAAATCCTCGTAAGTATGGCCAAGGCGAATCCGGCGCCCGTCGAGGCGCCGCCGGGCACGGTGCTTGCCTCCGGGCGTTGGGTGCGGGTGGCTACGGGCGAAGGGACGATTGACATCGTGCTTGCCTATAAACTCCGGCCCATTCCGTGGATTTGGCCCTCGCGATGGAGCCGTCCGATTCCCGGCGAAAGAATGGGCTGATCATGCCGCCGCCGATCTCCATCATTATTCCGGCCTTCAATGAAGTGGCTTTTTGCCGGCGGTGCATCGCCTCGATTTTCGCCCACACGCAGGATAGGCCTTACCGTCTGATTCTGGTGGACAACGGCTCAACCGACGGGGTGGGCGAGTATTTCGATTCCGTGCCCGGCGCAACGGTTATTCATGCGGAGAAAAACCTTGGTTTTGCCGGCGGGGTGAATCTCGGCCTAGCGCATGCGGAAGGACATGTGTTGTTGCTCAACAACGACACGCTCGTTCCGATGGGTTGGCTGGGACGGCTGGCAAACGCCCTTGAAAGCGCCGAGAATATCGGCATGGTGGGGCCGCGAAGCAATTGCGTTTCGGGCGATCAGCAGATTGACGGGCTTTCGTTTGCCTCGATGGACGAAATCAACGCATTTGCGGACGAATGGGCCGCCCGGAACGCCGGGCGATTGCGGGACGTCTCCCGTCTGGTCGGATTTTGCCTGCTGATTCGCAGGGAGGCATTCGAGACCGTGGGCTTATTCGACGAATCCTTCGGCATCGGTAACTACGAGGACGACGATTACGGCTGCCGCGTCATGGACGCGGGGTATCGGTTGTGCATTGCCGAGGAAGCGTTTGTGTTTCATTTTGGCAGCCGGACCTTTCACGGCATGGGCATGACGGACGAGGAATGGCGCGCGCTGATGGAAACCAACCGGAGGATCTTTGTATCGAAGCGGCGTAAAGCCGGTGACAATCGCCCGGATGCGTCGCGGGCCTCCTTGAGCCTGAACCGGCGGGCCGCTCAGGCCGTAATCGAGGGAGATGATCTGGCCGCCCTGCGGCATCTCAAGTCGGCCATCGAACGCGATCCGCGCATGGCGGTCAATTACCGGGATTTGGCCGCGTTGCTGCGGAAAATGGGGATGCACGAGAAGGCTTCCGAGTACCTGGAGTTGGCGGCACGCATGGAAGACGGGGACACAACAACGCCGGGAGGAACATTGTCGCGTGGAGATTGTGATTCGCGAATACCATGATGAAGACGAAAGCGAATGGATGCGCGTTCATGCGGTTATCCTGAGCATTTCGCATGCGTGGAATTACACCATCCAGGAACGGCCGAAATACGAGGGCCATCAAAGCACCCGGCTGGTCGCCGTCGTCGAAGGGCGCATTGCCGGCCTTACGGATGCCCAATATGAAAACGAGCCGGGCGAATTCTGTTTTCTCAAGGATTCCCCCGGTGGGTACGTCCTTGAATTTGGGCGTCTTCCGGAATATGCGGGTCATCGTCTCGGCTGCCGCCTGATGGACGCCACCGTCGAGGACGCCCTACGCAAAGGATTCCACCGGCTGGAGTACTGGACGCAGGACCGCAAGGCGCAACGGTTCTATCAGCGGATCGGACTGGCGGAAATCGGCCGCCATTACCGGTTTCGCATGAAACCGCCCGCGGACATTGCGGAGGGATTGCTTCAGCAGGCGGTTGGAGTCGAGTATCTATACGGCGCCTGCGCGGTCGAGAACTGGCCGGCCATCCGCCGACGCTTCGAAATTATCGAACGCCACCCTCTGGAGCCGCACCTCTGCATAGGGTATGAATTGCGTTTTTAAGCCCGGAAAACAAGGCAATGACTTTGACATGAGAAGCCCCTTGAATGAAAATGGCCAAGATTCTTGGGCTTGAAGCCCAGACATTCTAACCGAAAGGAAGAATCCATGCAGGAAAAGGAAAAGGAAGCGATAGCGGCCATTTGTTTGATGGCGGCGATGGCCGATGGCGGCAAGAGCGATGTCGAACACGCCCAATTGAGGGAAATTTTCCAAAGCGTGGGGCTTGAGTCTTCCGCGGCCGTGGTGCAACGCGTCTTGTTGCGGAAAACCACGCTGGCCGATGAAGCCGGGGCGTTGTCCAGCCCGGAAATGCGAATGTTCGCGTTTGAAATGGCCGTGTGCATTTGCGATGCCGACGGGGCGACAACGCCGCGGGAAAAGGAGTTTCTCGACAATCTGAAGGGGGTCTTGGGCATTCCTTCGCCGGAGGCCGCGGAAATCCAATCGCAAGCGGAGGATTTCGCCATGGCCGCCTCGGCGATGCCGCCGGTTCCCGTCGTCGAGTCCGCCTCGCTTCCTCAACCCCTTCAACCGGACAAGCCGGTTCCCGAGGATGCCGAGATCGATCAAACCATTCTCAATCAGGCGATACTGCTGGCGGGTCTCGAATTGTTGCCGAAATCCTTGTCCACCCTAGCCATTCTGCCGCTTCAAATGCGGCTCGTCTACACGATTGGCGCGCGGTATGGCTATCAACTGGACAGTGGCCACGTAAAGGAATTCCTTGCTGTGCTGGGCGTGGGGATGACGTCGCAAATAGTGGAGGACATGGCGCGCAAATTCCTTGGATCGCTGGCCCGCAAGGCGGGCGGGCGCATGATGGGGGGAATGGCGGGAACCGCGACGGGCGCGACCATAACGTTCGCGACCACCTACGGGCTTGGCATGGCCGCGAAAAAATATTACGCATCCGGCAGAAAACTGAGCATGGATGACGTGAAAAACCTGTTCCGTCAAAGCGCCGAAGAGGCCAAGGGCCTGTATGCGCGTTACGCCGGCCAGGTCGAACAAAGCGCAAAATCCACCCACACGATGGATCTCCTTGCGATGGTGCGGGGCAAATAAGCGCCGGCGTAAAAAACGAGCAGGCCTGTAAGCCGAGTTCTGTCGTAGAATCCGCGAGGATTCCGAGACGGCCATTCCTCTGGGACGTACGTCGCCGCACGCCTCTAGCTTCCTACCCGGGAGCGGAGCGGGCCACTCCATGGCTCCCCTATTTGGAATTGCTCCGGACGGGAGTTTTGCCAGCCGGCCTGTCGCCAGACCGCTGGTGCGCTCTTACCGCACCTTTTCACCATTGCCGGTCCCGGCATGCCGGGACGTAGGCTGTGTATTTTTCTGTGCCACTTTCCGTCGGGTTTCCCCGCCTTCGCGTTACGAAGCGTCCTGCCCTGCGGAGCTCGGACTTTCCTCACCGCCCGAAGGCGGCGCGGCCGTCCAGCCTGCTCAATTTCATTATAACACAAGCCCTTGCCGCCCCGAATACTCTTGGCGTGTGGACATGTGAACAAAAGCGTCTTGATCGCGTTTCAAGGAACAGATTATCGGGTCCACCTTTGCCGAAACCTTGCGTTTTTCGGCAACCCGGTTATGAAGAATGGCGCGTCCCGCAAGGCGGAACGGGCAAAAGTTGTAATGCCGCCCGGGCGATTGGTACAAGGGATCTTGTGCCAAGGATCGGGCGCCGGATCCGATGCGGATCCGATACCCATCCCATTACAACGGAGGCGGTCATGAAAAAGGCAACAAGGACAGGGATTCTCGCCGTGACAATTTTGGGCGCATTTTTCCAAGGAAACGTCGCCGGGGCGGAGGGGACAGGCGGGCGTTGGTTCGAACGCCTGAATGTGGGCATCGAAACCGGTCCGACCGGCGCACAGTATGGTTTCGATCCGACGGACAAAGCCTATGCCGCAATATTCAACGGAAGGGATATCGTGGAAAAAGCCGCCGCGGCCGATTGCGAATATGTGGTCATCTGGGCCAAAGACAGCGAATTTGCGTATTACGACTCGAAGGTTGCGCCGAAATGCCCCGGACTTGGGGATCGCGACGTGCTTCGGGAGTCCGTGGAAGCGGCGGCCCCGCTTGGGCTTCCGATCATCGCCTACTGCGTCGTGCAGGGCAACGGATATCCGTTGCGGGATCATCCCGAATTCAAGATGGCCGACAAGGACGGAAAACCGATCGACCGCATCTGTCTCAACAGCGGCTACATCGAACACGCGAAGCAGGTCGCGGCGGAAATGCTCGAATACGGCATCGCGGGATTTCATATAGACATGCTCGATCAGGGATTTGGCCCGCCGTACGGCTGCTGGTGCGCGAACTGCCGGAAACTTTTTGAGACGGAATACGGCATGCCGATGCCGTCGGGCGTGACGTGGGACGCCGCATGGGACAAGATGCTCGATTTCCGCTGCAACAGCAGCCAGCGTTTCGAGAAGGAGTTGCTGGCCTACATCCGCGAACGGAACCCCAACGCAACCGTTGACTACAACTACCACGGCTACCCACCGTTTTCATGGGAAGTGGGCCAACGGCCGGTCCAACATGCAATCAATGCCGATTTCGTGACCGCCGAGACGGGCGTCTGGGGATTCGGCGCCCTCGGCGTGAGCGCGACTGCGGAATTCCTCGCGGCGGCCACGCCCGGCAAGCGCTACCAAGTGGCCATTTCACGCCACGCCCGCATTTATCACGACAACACCTGCCGGCCGCTCAACGATCTGCGCTGGGAAATCCTGACGCTGCGGTCGCACGGCGCGCAGGTAACGGTGGTGGACAAGACCGGCTACGACGGCTGGCTCGATCCGGTCGCCTATAATCGCATTGGAAAGGCCTTCGCGGAAGCTAGGAACAAGGTGGCCTATTTCGGCCATCCGCAATTGCCCGAGGTGGGCATTTACTACTCGGCGCGCAGCCGCGACTGGTACGGCCGCGAGACGCCGTCGAAGTACCAGCAGGCCTTCAACGGCGCACACAAGGCCATGGTTTATGAACATATCCCTTTCGGCGTCATTCTCGACGAAAACGTGACGGCGGACACGTTGCGCCGGTTTCCAGTCGTGCTTCTGCCGAACGTGCCGATCCTGTCGGAACGTGAAATCGGATGGTTGCGCGACTACGTGGAACAGGGCGGAAATCTGATTATCACGGGCCACACCGGACTTTTCGGGCCGATGGGCGAACCGCTCGATCATCCGCCCATCGAATCGTTGTCTGGCGCGCGGCTTGTCGAACGGCTTTCGACGACCGACAATTTCGTGCGCTTTCCCGCCGATGCGCCCGAAGCACTGCGCGCGGGTTTTCCCACCGACTGGCCGTTCCTTGTCGAAGGGCCCGGCGCGGCATTTACCCCCACCACGGCGATGGCCGTGGGCGAACTGCTCCGGCCTCATCGGACCGTGCGCCAACAGAAAGGGGAGGAACCCGTTTATCAGCCCAATTCCGCCGACCGTCCCGTCGGCCCGGCTTTGCTTGTGAACGCCGTTGGCAAAGGGAAGGTCGTGTGCATCGCCGGCGCGCCGGACTTTGCGTGTGCAAGCGAGCATCCCATTCCCGAGGCGCGCGCGTTGCTGCGCAATGTGATCCGTTACTTGCATCCCGAACACGTGGTCGAGGTGTCGGCGCCACAAAACGTCGAATCGGTCATCATGGAAGACGCAAACAACGAGGCGCTGTACGTCCATTTGATCGGCTACCAGTCGCCGCCGCAATGCACGCCGTCGAAAGATCGTCCCTACGTGCTGCCTTCGCTCATCGAAGACGCGCCCATGTACGCCGCGCGGATTATTGTCCGCCGCCCCTTCACCCGCGCACAGGCGCTCGACCCGCGTACACAGGTTCATGCGGACGGCAACATCGTCCATCTCGTGGTGAACGACATCCACGAAGTGCTTGTGATCAAATAAGGCTCAAGGCGGGGAAACGTATCCTATAGGGCCAGAACGACGCCTTTTTCTCGGAGGAACGCCCCGAACGTGAGATCCACTTCCTTGATGTGGGTCACGAGCCAGTTGGCCATGAAGTTGCCGACCGACTCGGCGAGGATGTGCGTAGCGCCTTCCTCCTTGTATTCCTCTTCCAGGTCGGCCAGCGTCTTCTTGAGTTGTTCATGCTTCGCGCGATGATCGGCAAGCCCGGCGTACTGATTGTCCTCCATCGCCTTCTCTTCCGTTGCGAAATGCGTCCGCGTGTAGTCGAGCAGAAAACCGAGCGCTTCCGCGATGCGCTGCGGCCCCTGAACCAACTCGACGGCCGATGAAACATCCGCCAGGCACTTGATCCACGTCTTGTGCTGTTCGTCAATCAACGGCACGCCGATGGAAAGACTCTCATCCCATTCTATCTTGCGCATGTGCTTACTCCTTGTAAAACAGATTGCCGGAATGCGGCAATCATAGTGAGATACCCGTCGCGGGGTCAAACCGGTCAAAGGACTTGGATCATGAAGCATCGTACAGCGAAAGGTATGCGGCGTAATTCGCGAGGACTTTTTTGACATAATCGCGGGTTTCGTCGAAGGGGATGGACTCGATGAAGGTTTCGAGGGGAACGTCGCCCATATTTTTTTTCCACTTGGAACAGTTGCCGGGACCGGCGTTGTAGGAGGCCAAGGCATAGACCACGTTTCCATCCCACCGTTCGAGCATCCGTTTCAAGTATCGCGCGCCCAACCGCAGGGAATGGACGGGATTTTCGAGCCGGTCCGCCATGGCGGCATCGAAATCGGATTCGGACCCCGTGAGATGCCGCGCGGTGGCCGGCATGATTTGCATGACGCCCGATGCGCCCGCATGCGACGTCAACGCGGGCCGGAAGGTGCTTTCCTGCCGGGCCACGGCAAGGATCAGGTAGGGATCGAGGCCGTCTTCCTTCGCGATCTCGCACACGCGCGGCCAGAAGGCGCGCGGATACAGGACGCGCCATCGGGCCGGCGATTTCTCCGTCCCGTTCTCGCCCCACTTGTATGCTTCCGCGACATTCATCGCTGTGTAGGCGAGGCCCGCTTGGCCCAGCATCGCGTAGATCGCGGGCGCGGCGGGATCCTTGTCCAGCAGCGGCAGCAGCGCGAGCGCCTCCCATTCCGCCTCTTCCAGGCCGTGTTCGGCGAAGAACGCGATGCGCCGAAACCGGGGGGATTCGAGAATGACGGGCTTGAGGGTCGGCAGGGGATCGCCCGGCGTGGGTATCGCGCGCAGGAATGGCGCGGATCCATTCACCGGTACGATCCTTCCCCGGTCGCCGGGCAGGCGCGCAAGCGCCCGGTGCGCGTAGAAGTCGCCCGGACCGGACGCTGCGGCTTTTGCGAAGGCGTCGTTGGCGCCTTTTTTGTCGCCGGCCTTTTCCAGCGCAAGTCCGGTCCAGTACCATGCCTTGGCCAGAAGCGCGCTGTCCGGATGGCGTTCGGCAAGCATGCGGCATGTCCGGGTCATTGCCTGCGCGTCCGAATCCTTGCGTTGCAATTCCAACACGGCAAACAGGGCGTCGTCCGCGCGGGAATGATCGGGATTCGTCTCGTTCAGCCGCCGGTACCACGCCATGGCCCGCGAGATTTCGTCGGATTTTGCGAGGCGAAGCGCAAACGCCCAAAGGGCGTCGGACGCCTCGTCGGTCTGCGGAAATCGCCGAACCAGTTGGCCGCAGGCCGCTTCCGCGGCAATCAGGTTGCCCCCCGCCGCCTGGGATCGCGCAATGTAATAAAGCCATTCGCGCGTCCACGTCGAAAACGCGCTGTCTTCCGGCAGCGCCGATATCCGGTTCAATTCCGTTTCACCCGGCGGCATTGTCTTTGAACCGAGACTCGCCAGCCATGCGGTCCAGTCGAGGCCCGTGGGCGCGGTGCGCAACAGCAGGGGCAGCGCGGGCCGGAATTCGCCCGTTTTAATGTAGCCCCGCGCAGCCGCCAGAAGGTCCGCCTTTTCCGGGGATTGCGCAAGCCGTTCCGCGGCTTCCAGTCTCGGCGCGCGCAGACGCGTCGTGGCCGTCACGTTGCGGTAATACCCATAGCCGACGTCGCGCAGGGCGGGACATTCGATATACACATCGGCCGCCATGCGCTCGTGGGACTGTACCCACCACGGCTTCGGTTGGAAATCGAGTGCTGCGGCATATTCCTTGGCGGCTTCCTCGAAGGCCTTGCGTCTGGCCAGCGCATCCGCCAGATAGATGCGCGCCATCCGCCGCCACGGCCCGTCTGTCGTTCCGGTAAGAAGTGTGCGATAGGCTTCGACGGCACCGTCCCAATCGCCCGATGCGGCCCGGCAAAACGCCGTTTTCACCCGGGCATACGCCGCCAGCGGCCCCGGCTTTCCGGCACAGGTTGCATAGAGATTGATCGCCTCGGCATACCGTCCCGCGCGTTCGGCTTCACGCGCGTCCAAGTACTCATCGGCGCCCGGCATCGCGGCGCCGAACAACAACGTCGCGGCAAGAATGGCAGTCACGTCGCGGCTTCTCCTTCTGATATTCAATTATTCAATCCGGTTGTGGGGCTGCCGCCCGGACAAGCGCCAAGCGAAAAGGACGCCACAGACACAAGAGATTTCCCCGCGAGTTTACGGGCCTTGAAGTCCTTTAAGTCCTTATCTCTTCGATTATTTCTCGGCCACGGCTCTCCCCGCGGCGACAGCAGAATTTCGGTCTCGCATAATGATTTCCCCGCGTATCGCGGGCCGTTGGCAACGTAGCAAACCGCCGTGCAGCCGATCAACCCCGCGAATGGGAACCTCG
Protein-coding regions in this window:
- a CDS encoding methionyl-tRNA formyltransferase; its protein translation is MRIAIAGSGRLGWSLMAPLLESNHEVVAVLQDGRRTRGFRRRVMAAQSVALAAHSTMIGLAARNRIPVLWLERLVDESLAPLRALAPDVILVGGFGIIFKPIILSLPKIGCVNCHSSMLPRHRGPNPFAAVILQGETESGVTFHIMDEGIDTGDIIAQYAYPVTDQDTPASVYNNACALAGEHVVDIMDRVEQEGLQGVPQNHAAATYDKPLDPALSKIDWTQPAVHIERIVRVFKQGALARFMFQGREILVSMAKANPAPVEAPPGTVLASGRWVRVATGEGTIDIVLAYKLRPIPWIWPSRWSRPIPGERMG
- a CDS encoding glycosyltransferase, with product MPPPISIIIPAFNEVAFCRRCIASIFAHTQDRPYRLILVDNGSTDGVGEYFDSVPGATVIHAEKNLGFAGGVNLGLAHAEGHVLLLNNDTLVPMGWLGRLANALESAENIGMVGPRSNCVSGDQQIDGLSFASMDEINAFADEWAARNAGRLRDVSRLVGFCLLIRREAFETVGLFDESFGIGNYEDDDYGCRVMDAGYRLCIAEEAFVFHFGSRTFHGMGMTDEEWRALMETNRRIFVSKRRKAGDNRPDASRASLSLNRRAAQAVIEGDDLAALRHLKSAIERDPRMAVNYRDLAALLRKMGMHEKASEYLELAARMEDGDTTTPGGTLSRGDCDSRIP
- a CDS encoding GNAT family N-acetyltransferase translates to MEIVIREYHDEDESEWMRVHAVILSISHAWNYTIQERPKYEGHQSTRLVAVVEGRIAGLTDAQYENEPGEFCFLKDSPGGYVLEFGRLPEYAGHRLGCRLMDATVEDALRKGFHRLEYWTQDRKAQRFYQRIGLAEIGRHYRFRMKPPADIAEGLLQQAVGVEYLYGACAVENWPAIRRRFEIIERHPLEPHLCIGYELRF
- a CDS encoding TerB family tellurite resistance protein — translated: MQEKEKEAIAAICLMAAMADGGKSDVEHAQLREIFQSVGLESSAAVVQRVLLRKTTLADEAGALSSPEMRMFAFEMAVCICDADGATTPREKEFLDNLKGVLGIPSPEAAEIQSQAEDFAMAASAMPPVPVVESASLPQPLQPDKPVPEDAEIDQTILNQAILLAGLELLPKSLSTLAILPLQMRLVYTIGARYGYQLDSGHVKEFLAVLGVGMTSQIVEDMARKFLGSLARKAGGRMMGGMAGTATGATITFATTYGLGMAAKKYYASGRKLSMDDVKNLFRQSAEEAKGLYARYAGQVEQSAKSTHTMDLLAMVRGK
- a CDS encoding beta-galactosidase trimerization domain-containing protein, yielding MKKATRTGILAVTILGAFFQGNVAGAEGTGGRWFERLNVGIETGPTGAQYGFDPTDKAYAAIFNGRDIVEKAAAADCEYVVIWAKDSEFAYYDSKVAPKCPGLGDRDVLRESVEAAAPLGLPIIAYCVVQGNGYPLRDHPEFKMADKDGKPIDRICLNSGYIEHAKQVAAEMLEYGIAGFHIDMLDQGFGPPYGCWCANCRKLFETEYGMPMPSGVTWDAAWDKMLDFRCNSSQRFEKELLAYIRERNPNATVDYNYHGYPPFSWEVGQRPVQHAINADFVTAETGVWGFGALGVSATAEFLAAATPGKRYQVAISRHARIYHDNTCRPLNDLRWEILTLRSHGAQVTVVDKTGYDGWLDPVAYNRIGKAFAEARNKVAYFGHPQLPEVGIYYSARSRDWYGRETPSKYQQAFNGAHKAMVYEHIPFGVILDENVTADTLRRFPVVLLPNVPILSEREIGWLRDYVEQGGNLIITGHTGLFGPMGEPLDHPPIESLSGARLVERLSTTDNFVRFPADAPEALRAGFPTDWPFLVEGPGAAFTPTTAMAVGELLRPHRTVRQQKGEEPVYQPNSADRPVGPALLVNAVGKGKVVCIAGAPDFACASEHPIPEARALLRNVIRYLHPEHVVEVSAPQNVESVIMEDANNEALYVHLIGYQSPPQCTPSKDRPYVLPSLIEDAPMYAARIIVRRPFTRAQALDPRTQVHADGNIVHLVVNDIHEVLVIK
- a CDS encoding bacteriohemerythrin, with the protein product MRKIEWDESLSIGVPLIDEQHKTWIKCLADVSSAVELVQGPQRIAEALGFLLDYTRTHFATEEKAMEDNQYAGLADHRAKHEQLKKTLADLEEEYKEEGATHILAESVGNFMANWLVTHIKEVDLTFGAFLREKGVVLAL
- a CDS encoding transglycosylase SLT domain-containing protein is translated as MTAILAATLLFGAAMPGADEYLDAREAERAGRYAEAINLYATCAGKPGPLAAYARVKTAFCRAASGDWDGAVEAYRTLLTGTTDGPWRRMARIYLADALARRKAFEEAAKEYAAALDFQPKPWWVQSHERMAADVYIECPALRDVGYGYYRNVTATTRLRAPRLEAAERLAQSPEKADLLAAARGYIKTGEFRPALPLLLRTAPTGLDWTAWLASLGSKTMPPGETELNRISALPEDSAFSTWTREWLYYIARSQAAGGNLIAAEAACGQLVRRFPQTDEASDALWAFALRLAKSDEISRAMAWYRRLNETNPDHSRADDALFAVLELQRKDSDAQAMTRTCRMLAERHPDSALLAKAWYWTGLALEKAGDKKGANDAFAKAAASGPGDFYAHRALARLPGDRGRIVPVNGSAPFLRAIPTPGDPLPTLKPVILESPRFRRIAFFAEHGLEEAEWEALALLPLLDKDPAAPAIYAMLGQAGLAYTAMNVAEAYKWGENGTEKSPARWRVLYPRAFWPRVCEIAKEDGLDPYLILAVARQESTFRPALTSHAGASGVMQIMPATARHLTGSESDFDAAMADRLENPVHSLRLGARYLKRMLERWDGNVVYALASYNAGPGNCSKWKKNMGDVPLETFIESIPFDETRDYVKKVLANYAAYLSLYDAS